GCTGTGGCGTATCGCCTCGAGAGTACTCTCGCGCTCGTGTGCTCTCACGGCGTCCTCAAACTCCGCGAGCCGCGTTTCGAACTCCTCCGGGACGAGCGCGAAGGAGAGGAGCTCCTGGCGAAGGCTATCAAGTGTGTCCATGGCATCCCTCGTCGAAGCGCATGGCTGCAATTTCAGCGTACGCCGGCCGGGAGGAGGCGGCGAGGGCCGAACGGCTTCCTCCGGCGGTCACGTTAACTGCGAGCAGCGCCTCAACGCTGGAAGAGGAGGCCGCTGACCGCCTGGTCGTGATGGATACGGGTGATGGCCTCGGCCAGGAGGCCGGCAACGCCGACGCGCTCGACGTTGGGGAGCGCTGGCGTCGCCTGGACGCTGTCGGTGACCACGAGGCGCTCGAGCGGCAGGGCAGCAAACCTCTCGGCGCACTCGCCGACGAAGAGGCCGTGCGTTGCCGCGACGATCATCCGGGCGGCGGCCCCGCCGGCTACGAGGGCGCGAGCGGCGGCTTCGATCGTGGCGCCGGTGCTGACCATGTCGTCGACGATCACGGGCACTCGGCCGCTGACATCGCCGATGACCGCGGTCGCCCTGACCTCAGCCGGGCCGAGCCTGGTCTTCTGCACGATGGCGACGGGGAGCTCGAGGACCTCCGCGTAGCGCTCGGCGAGCCGAATTGCCCCGAGGTCCGGAGCGACGACGACAGCCTCGGGCGGCAACAACGGCTGCAGGTGGGCAGCGAGAATCGGGACGGCCGTGAGGTGCTCCAACGGCACGGAAAGAAAGCCCTCGACGGCTGGCGAATGCAGGTCGAGTGCGACGACGCGGTCGATCCCTACCTGG
Above is a window of Dehalococcoidia bacterium DNA encoding:
- a CDS encoding ribose-phosphate pyrophosphokinase codes for the protein MTPHKELAGGDLVLIAGSANHPLASAIADDLGLVLWPIETSRFPDGEAHVQLGASVRGRDVYLIQPTSPPVDGHLMELLLLADASYRAGADRLTAVIPYFGYARQDRRSSGRESIAARVVCDLLGQVGIDRVVALDLHSPAVEGFLSVPLEHLTAVPILAAHLQPLLPPEAVVVAPDLGAIRLAERYAEVLELPVAIVQKTRLGPAEVRATAVIGDVSGRVPVIVDDMVSTGATIEAAARALVAGGAAARMIVAATHGLFVGECAERFAALPLERLVVTDSVQATPALPNVERVGVAGLLAEAITRIHHDQAVSGLLFQR